From the genome of Diorhabda carinulata isolate Delta chromosome 2, icDioCari1.1, whole genome shotgun sequence:
TTTCGAAACACGCAagttcaatttacgattagttATAACCAATTTGAGGTTTTCGGCAGTAATTACCTCatttggacgaccagaacgttaaCCATAATCGGTGTCTATACGACcatgtttaaattcagcaaaccaataacaaattcgatggagcagagtgcgaataacaattttgagtcattgctgagcttgtatagtatttttttttcatcaaaaaacaatgataaattatgcaatgataaaaataacaagAGTAGTTTCgtttaaatggctgtcacttatTACTGACTAAtagaaatgtcatgaaatttgacacatagtttttttaaagttggtacttcataaacgtcatatggatttgacaatggtaGCGCCATCTGTGTATCAATCATACGACTTATTGATGGATGTAATACCGTAGAGATCTATTTCggatttattaagaaaatgggGGGAGAGGAATTCTACTCGgtaaataattttcgttaaaaaatcaTTCGGGCAGTCCTTGGAGAGGGAATCAGACTCGGATCTATTGGTTAAAAACgcaaaattagtttaaaaccACCCCGCGCTTGTATAATAGTGACATCAGTAATTCTTACGCAAAGAATTACTTTATACTTTGATTATTGCTAAAAGCGTGTTTTTATCTAGTTTGGCAACATCGAAAGTTTTTAACTTCACTGTCGATGAATCACGATTTGGTTTAACGACGTCCAAATAAACGCTATTTTCCATTTACAAGAATTTCAAAGTTGAAACATTCGGGGTAGATTTGCGTTGGTTTCAACTTGAATTAGTCTTGATGAGATAACAGATCTTGTAATATAATTCATTAGTTCGCCGAACTCGTTATGGAGAATCGAAACAAGTTGTCAATTTATATTATGTCGCAGTTATTCTGTTTTCACACGCAATAAAGAATTTAATTAGGTAAAcatctattttaatatttatgactAATCTATAAACAGCGTATTTAAACACTTAGGTACTTTCAATTAGATTAAGATcaattagatgaaaaaaaatataaaatatcgaTACGATCTGAAATATCTTTGATTTCGAATTATAACTTTTAATCATAGTAATTACCAATCGGTtatatcttcttcaatttcatcGAAGGTCTCGAATTCAAAGTAGCAATTACGcctaattttatttcatgtgTTCGATTAAAGAATCTCTTTAAAATATCCATAAACCTCGTCACTAAAAATGATCCTTAGAAGTAGTGACATCCAGGGGATGATTTTCAACAAATCCTTGCCTATGCAGATGATGTGGTACTTTCAAGTAGAATGAAAAAGGATTAAAACGGAACCAATAGAATATGGACTACTAATAATGAACAAAAGATCAAATATCTGGAGATGGGAAGGGATTTGAATAACTTCAACCGAATGAAAGTGACCTCAGACCAAAATAGGTAGTTTAGATTTGATAAAGTCGAGTTCGAATACCTGGGAATGACAGTGACAAACGAAGGATTTAAAACCGGGAAAATCGGCAGAATACTGACGACAGAGTATTTTGTAATCCATTGTTTGACTGCTCTTTGGCATCAGGAATGTAGTGGGGGATATAGGTTTCATCTAGAGTTATAAATTGACGCTAACATTCCGATTCATTTCGCTTGAATCGCGTTAATGAGGCCTTAGTCCAAGGAAGATAGGAAATGAATCGGATAAActggaaacccggaaaaatcgctcgaaaatttttattcgggGGTTTTCGGAGATGCTGCGTCATCAGGGGTTGATTGGGTGAGTTAGAGGGTCCGTAGAATAAAGCTCAATTGGCTCTTTGACACAAATTTAAAAAGATGCTAAATCTATCAACAAAGTAGAGTATCGATACCGATCAAAACAGAGAGATTCCTTTAACGAACGAAGGAAAAACATGAGAATAGTTACTCAGGATCGCATGAGTCGGTTAAGACCTTTCTAAAGCCCCTTCCTCCGCAGCATATGATGTATTATATTAGCCagaaagtttaattttattataggtAAAATTATGTGACGTTTTTGCAGTCAGATGATTTATGGGCAAGCAAAAAATTGTatcgcaaggtgttaaatcacaagatctcggtgtTCAATTGTGATCAactcttcgagagataacacggttcggaaatttttcccgtaaaagatcgatggtttcgttgcttgtgtggcacgtagcgccgtcttgtcgaaagtaaacgttgtccaaatcaataccattcgattccggccataaaaaatcattaatcatctctcgatagcgcaatcctttcaccgtaactgttgctccagcctcattttcgaaaaactaaggtccaatgacaccgccagatcataaaccgcaccaaacagtcacgcattgaggatggagaggattttcaacaatagctcttgggttttccgagccccagattcgacaattttgtttattgacgtaaccaccaaggtggaaatgggcctcattAGTTAAGacgatttttcgatgaaattccggatcattttcatgcatttcaaggacccaatcagcaaagaaaCGACattgttgatgatcggccggcttgaattcttgtgttaactggtctttataggccttaagacccaagtctttatgcaaaatacggtgtaatgacgtttgtggaatggctaattccaaagaacgacgaggaatgggctttcttcaacactttgggctacagcagcaatattctcagttgttcttgagcgacatgcacgggttttattcttcacatcactaactcgtcccaacagctcaaatttttccaccaatttctgtattgcgatccgagaaggtgcttcacgtcgacccgaaaatgttttagttttacgaaccgtctctgccaaactttcaccatttttaaagtgaattttaataatttcaatgcgttgttgaagcgtgtatcgttccattttcattaatggcgtactttctacttgtcaaatgtcaaaaaatgacagcttgaaaagtgacatttaccgaaatagcgggctgttcaaaataacacctcttattggagaACCCATTATAcgatacaatattttgttttgcgtctttgtaattattgttactttaataataaatcatttatttaatatctttaCGTTAATGAAATGTATGTAagtatttgttatattatgtatcgtataaataataaatgtgtgcaatttttaaataataattttttttagtcttTAGTTTTAGTCTTATAGATTTGTTTTCTAAAGTATTTTGCGCACATATAAGACAGACAACTCTGTAAAGTGAAACCGAACAGGGATTCACAAAGAATtcggaaataaaaaactaactAGTTAGAATATTTGCATCACGAAAGCTAGAAACATCTGTTGACTACTTTTTTCATTAGATAATATTTCGACCTAATATTCTAATTTGTAGAAATAGAAGATAACATAGAAAATGTAGCGCCACTGTACAATATCAAATCAGTAAATCAGTAACCCATTGAAGATCTCCAACGTCCAATCTAAACCATTTACTATTCGGCCTACTTAAAACAGTCGAATTGAAAAGGTCTCAGATCACGATCTCGTACATAACATGAGACAGAGAGTGGACGTTATGTAACTGCATATCTTTTACTTCGAGTTCGAGTTCCACATCGAAAGTGAACGTTGAACTTGAACTGGAACTCAATGGAGGAAAGCATCAAGAGTTTTATTTAATGAAGCTGCATAAACGTTGCAGTAATCAAAAACTATAACAACGCATTCTTTACCGTTAACAATCAGAAAATATTGACGAAAATCATGTCGAAAATAGGATTTGAAACCGCGccgaaaaatgagaaaaataaattggtataaaaaaaacaattttgtatgataaaaatcgttttttggttaatttaacTTAGGgtattaaatggaaaaaacccCTGCTACAGACAGACGAACGGACGGACAAAATTCTAGtgaaaaaagacaatttttaattatccgctttatattttgatgaacaACTTAGTAAAGTTGTCATGTGGAATAACCCAAATACCTGCAATATTCATCTGGGTAGACGAAAGTGCTCTGCGCGCTCTTTGGATTGCCTATACTTCAATTCTGGCAGTCTAAAACAGCTTGATGTGATTTAACTGGAGAAATTCTCTGCAATCGGGTCAGTAAAGGACGAACGGACGGGAGCGGGAGTAAACTCTGAAGTTCTGGGAATAAAAGAATCCTTGAGGCTTAGAAATGGCTGCAACATACTGCAGGCCGAGCTGCGAGCAATAGAACGAGCCATGGATGTGATTTAACTGGAGAAATTCTCTGCAATCGGGTCAGTAAAGGACGAACGGACGGAAGCGGGAGTAAACTCTGAAGTTCTGGGAATAAAAGAATCCTTGAGGCTTAGAAATGGCTGCAGCATACTGCAGGCCGAGCTGCGGGTAATAGAACGAGGCGCGGATGTGATTTAACTGGAGAAATTCTCTGCAATCGGGTCAGTAAAGGACGAACGGACGGGAGCGGGAGTAAACTCTGAAGTTCTGGGAATAAAAGAATCCTTGAGGCTTAGAAATGGCTGCAACATACTGCAGGCCGAGCTGCGAGCAATAGAACGAGCCATGGATGTGATTTAACTGGAGAAATTCTCTGCAATCGGGTCCGTAAAGGACGAACGGACGGAAGCGGGAGTGTACTCTGAAGTTCTGGGAATAAGGGAATCCTTGAGGCTTAGAAATAGCTGCAGCATACTGCAGGCCGAGCTGCGGGTAATAGAACGAGGCGCGGATGTGATTTAACTGGAAAAATTCTCTGCAATCGAGTCCGTAAAGGACGAATAGACGGGAGCGGGaggagttgctcctctgcagtGCTGGAATTGTGGTTTTTGTTGGTGTTTGCACTGCTCCAagctgaaaaaagaaaaaagtagtCTCCATCCAAAAAACAAACGGTTCCTTCTAGATTTTGGGGacattttatgtaattttttgttcaccAGGTTACTTGTAAACCTGCAACAACGACGATCGAACTCTTTCACAAAAACTTTGAGATAAGTATATTGGGGGTAGTACTTTGAAATACCCTCAATCTTTTTACCCattttactttgttttcaaTTCACCACATCTCGTATTTTGTTATAGAGTCGTAGAGAAAGAAAACCTTAGATGTCCGCCAATGAGTTGCATCTACCTATTTTTCTGTTCACGGGTTAGTGATTGCACTTATGAAATGTAAGAACTCGTATGTGTACATGAGCGCGATGTTCTTAGAAGATAAATTGGATTAATGATACGTTATTAATTCCACTTCTTAGATAAAACATGCGAAACCAATTTCTCGCCGAGTCTAAATTATGCGAAAACATTCCAAATCAATCaaaacgttttaaaatattCGTTATCTTTTGTCACTCTTCtctaaattcatattttttttcagctttttccggatttttctctttattgaCTTTCTTAATCATTTCTgaagattttctttttattacaaGTCCATTATTTAGTTATCGCTTTCCAGTCGCTCATTTCATAACTCcagaattgttatttttatctaaaattattttttttattgtttttgttttcattacGTAGCTAACTATTATAAAAACTAACTTTCTAGGTGTTTATTGTGCACAAAACCTTTCGCGATTTTAATTGATTCGAGACTGGCGAGAGTGGCAGATGTATCGAGCCGGAGCTGCGAACAGGAAAGAGTCCGGAGCGTGTTGGACGTGTGTGCTCACCCCTTTAGATCCTGCATCGATTCGTTCTTTgaatttgttccattttgaCTTTAATTCTGTTTATAATAACCCACTGAGTCCTCTATAACTGTAGATTGATTTGATCTTGCGTTTTGTGGTCGGAAATCTTCATTTAAATCAATCAGTGATAAGACGAGTGTACCAAAAGTTCTTAGAGATTGGGAAGCTGCGAACAGGAAAGAGTCCGGAGCGTGTTGGACGTGTGTGCTCACCCCTTTAGCTCCTGCATCGATTCGTTCTTTgaatttgttccattttgaCTTTAATTCTCTTTATAATAACCCACTGAGTCCTCTCTAGCTGTAGATTGGTTTGATCTTGCGTTTTGTGGTCGGAAATCTTCATTTAAATCAATCAGTGACAAGACGAGTGTACCAAAAGTTCTTAGAGATTGGGAAGCTGCGAACAGGAAAGAGTCCGGAGCGTGTTGGACGTGTGTGCTCACCCCTCTAGATCCTGCATCGATTCGTTCTTTgaatttgttccattttgaCTTTAATTCTCTTTATAATAACCCACTGAGTCCTCTCTAGCTGTAGATTGGTTTGATCTTGCGTTTTGTGGTCGGAAATCTTCATTTAAATCAATCAGTGACAAGACGAGTGTACCAAAAGTTCTTAGAGATTGGGAAGCTGCGAACAGGAAAGAGTCCGGAGCGTGTTGGACGTGTGTGCTCACCCCTTTAGCTCCTGCATCGATTCGTTCTTTgaatttgttccattttgaCTTTAATTCTCTTTATAATAACCCACTGAGTCCTTTCTAGCTGTAAATTGGTTTGATCTTGCGTTTTGTGGTCGGAAATCTTCATTTAAATCAATCAGTGATAAGACGAGTGTACCAAAAGTTCTTAGAGATTGGGAAGCTGCGAACAGGAAAGAGTCCGGAGCGTGTTGGACGTGTGTGCTCACCCCTTTAGCTCCTGCATCGATTCGTTCTTTgaatttgttccattttgaCTTTAATTCTCTTTATAATAACCCACTGAGTCCTTTCTAGCTGTAAATTGGTTTGATCTTGCGTTTTGTGGTCGGAAATCTTCATTTAAATCAATCAGTGATAAGACGAGTGTACCAAAAGTTCTTAGAGATTGGGAAGCTGCGAACAGGAAAGAGTCCGGAGCGTGTTGGACGTGTGTGCTCACCCCTTTAGCTCCTGCATCGATTCGTTCTTTgaatttgttccattttgaCTTTAATTCTCTTTATAATAACCCACTGAGTCCTCTCTAGCTGTAGATTGGTTTGATCTTGCGTTTTGTGGTCGGAAATCTTCATTTAAATCAATCAGTGACAAGACGAGTGTACCAAAAGTTCTTAGAGATTGGGAAGCTGCGAACAGGAAAGAGTCCGGAGCGTGTTGGACGTGTGTGCTCACCCCTCTAGATCCTGCATCGATTCGTTCTTTgaatttgttccattttgaCTTTAATTCTCTTTATAATAACCCACTGAGTCCTCTCTAGCTGTAGATTGGTTTGATCTTGCGTTTTGTGGTCGGAAATCTTCATTTAAATCAATCAGTGATAAGACGAGTGTACCAAAAGTTCTTAGAGATTGGGAAGCTGCGAACAGGAAAGAGTCCGGAGCGTGTTGGACGTGTGTGCTCACCCCTTTAGCTCCTGCATCGATTCGTTCTTTgaatttgttccattttgaCTTTAATTCTCTTTATAATAACCCACTGAGTCCTTTCTAGCTGTAAATTGGTTTGATCTTGCGTTTTGTGGTCGGAAATCTTCATTTAAATCAATCAGTGATAAGACGAGTGTACCAAAAGTTCTTAGAGATTGGGAAGCTGCGAACAGGAAAGAGTCCGGAGCGTGTTGGACGTGTGTGCTCACCCCTTTAGCTCCTGCATCGATTCGTTCTTTgaatttgttccattttgaCTTTAATTCTCTTTATAATAACCCACTGAGTCCTCTCTAGCTGTAGATTGGTTTGATCTTGCGTTTTGTGGTCGGAAATCTTCATTTAAATCAATCAGTGACAAGACGAGTGTACCAAAAGTTCTTAGAGATTGGGAAGCTGCGAACAGGAAAGAGTCCGGAGCGTGTTGGACGTGTGTGCTCACCCCTCTAGATCCTGCATCGATTCGTTCTTTgaatttgttccattttgaCTTTAATTCTCTTTATAATAACCCACTGAGTCCTCTCTAGCTGTAGATTGGTTTGATCTTGCGTTTTGTGGTCGGAAATCTTCATTTAAATCAATCAGTGATAAGACGAGTGTACCAAAAGTTCTTAGAGATTGGGAAGCTGCGAACAGGAAAGAGTCCGGAGCGTGTTGGACGTGTGTGCTCACCCCTTTAGCTCCTGCATCGATTCGTTCTTTgaatttgttccattttgaCTTTAATTCTCTTTATAATAACCCACTGAGTCCTTTCTAGCTGTAAATTGGTTTGATCTTGCGTTTTGTGGTCGGAAATCTTCATTTAAATCAATCAGTGATAAGACGAGTGTACCAAAAGTTCTTAGAGATTGAGAAGCTGCGAACAGGAAAGAGTCCGGAGCGTGTTGGACGTGTGTGCTCACCCCTCTAGATCCTGCATCGATTCGTTCTTTgaatttgttccattttgaCTTTAATTCTCTTTATAATAACCCACTGAGTCCTCTCTAGCTGTAGATTGGTTTGATCTTGCGTTTTGTGGTCGGAAATCTTCATTTAAATCAATCAGTGACAAGACGAGTGTACCAAAAGTTCTTAGAGATTGGGAAGCTGCGAACAGGAAAGAGTCCGGAGCGTGTTGGACGTGTGTGCTCACCCCTCTAGATCCTGCATCGATTCGTTCTTTgaatttgttccattttgaCTTTAATTCTGTTTATAATAACCCACTGAGTCCTCTATAACTGTAGATTGGTTTGATCTTGCGTTTTGTGGTCGGAAATCTTCATTTAAATCAATCAGTGATAAGACGAGTGTATCAAAAGTTCTTAGAGATTGGGAAGCTGCGAACAGGAAAGAGTCCGGAGCGTGTTGGACGTGTGTGCTCACCCCTTTAGCTCCTGCATCGATTCGTTCTTTgaatttgttccattttgagTTTAATTCTCTTTATAATAATCCACTGAGTCCTCTCTAGCTGTAGATTGGTTTGATCTTGCGTTTTGTGGTCGGAAATCTTCATTTAAATCAATCAGTGACAAGACGAGTGTACCAAAAGTTCTTAGAGATTGGGAAGCTGCGAACAGGAAAGAGTCCGGAGCGTGTTGGACGTGTGTGCTCACCCCTTTAGCTCCTGCATCGATTCGTTCTTTgaatttgttccattttgagTTTAATTCTCTTTATAATAATCCACTGAGTCCTCTCTAGCTGTAGATTGGTTTGATCTTGCGTTTTGTGGTCGGAAATCTTCATTTAAATCAATCAGTGATAAGACGAGTGTACCAAAAGTTCTTAGAGATTGGGAAGCTGCGAACAGGAAAGAGTCCGGAGCGTGTTGGACGTGTGTGCTCACCCCTCTAGATCCTGCATCGATTCGTTCTTTgaatttgttccattttgaCTTTAATTCTGTTTATAATAACCCACTGAGTCCTCTATAACTGTAGATTGGTTTGATCTTGCGTTTTGTGGTCGGAAATCTTCATTTAAATCAATCAGTGACAAGACGAGTGTACCAAAAGTTCTTAGAGATTGGGAAGCTGCGAACAGGAAAGAGTCCGGAGCGTGTTGGACGTGTGTGCTCACCCCTCTAGATCCTGCATCGATTCGTTCTTTgaatttgttccattttgaCTTTAATTCTCTTTATAATAACCCACTGAGTCCTTTCTAGCTGTAAATTGGTTTGATCTTGCGTTTTGTGGTCAGAAATCGTCATTTAAATCAATCAGTCTTCAGATACAATAAACCCTTTCTAATATTCGTGACATGATTCTAAATATTGTACATTGAAGACTAATAAAAAGGGGATCAAGCTCTAAAAAACTCTGAAATGGTCTACTCTTAGTGGAAACCATCATTATATCGAAGAGATATTAAAGAACAAGTTGCTTTTGGAAGTACTTTGTGAATtgttagaagaagaagaaaacgatGAATGAAAATACAACGATATATCCAAGAGTTTATATATTACAATCCGACATTATCCAGAGAGATTATAGCAGATTTAAAGCGCCCAGCAAGACCttaatataattaaacatttataaaaaggAATTTCTACACAAGAATCTGCCTGGTACCATCAAAAACATTTACGATATTTATCCAAATGCATTAGACTATCGAAAATTGTTTCCTAACTTTAGATCATTAGACAAGGACATGCTAAGAGTAAAATTAGAAGCAATTATTTGTCATAGAATTGAGAAATACCCTTCACCAATCATGGTCGGCCATCGAGGAACATTTGTACCACATTTTTGGGCTTCCCATAGTCTGCTCGAAGATTTGGAAGGTTGACCACAGAGTAGTCTGATAGGATAACACTTTAAACATtctttttaatgtaaaaaatatattttatttatataaacaacaGTCTATAACAATTTAATACTACAATAATCAGTAGTTAGATTGTACATATTGGTTTTTAGCTACATTAGCTTGTTCTCTGTAAGCGGCGAATCCCTGATGGTTGGCGCCGTGATTGTATCTACCAGATTCTCCTTCTTCTCTATATTGTCCATCGTCTACAATACCTCTAGCTTCGTCAGCCAAGTTTTGTTCGAGTGCTTTTTGGATTTCGGCTGGTACCGGTGGAGCTGTGGGGATGTGGGAGCCTTGAGCGACGAAACCGTTTTCACCAGCTACGTATTGAACGGCGACTTGTTGACCATCTGGGGCAGTGTACGAGTAACCACCTTGAGCGTTGGTTCCACCTTGCTTCGTATCTCCTATAGAATATTctcattaacaaaaaataaatatatttttcaataatttacctTGTTCATGAGCAGTGATACCGTTTCCTGTTTCTAACGCGAAGTTGTAAGCTTCCCCGTCGTTATCGTTGTCCAATCTTAGGATAGGAACGTCGTTAGCTGCCTTGTCGATTGGTCCAGGTGGTCCGTTAACATCTGCATTACTAGAATATTGATTTAAGTTTGATGGGGCGTAGTTGTTATCCAAACGACCACAGTTGCTGTATCCAATGATGGCAAACAACACGATCAACTAAATATTAGTAAGAATTTAGATAAAATAAGCGACGGAAATTATGGGAAGATTCGTAAGTTGAATCATTCGAAAGTGTGGATATTTTACACATGCAGATAGGTATGCAAGcgatatatcgatgtttttcaAACATCGATATATCGTTTATAAACATCGATGTTTTAACATCGATTTGAAAAGTGACATATGGAGctatcataaaatatttcatatattcctGTAAATTGATATGCTTTGGAGATGTAGTATGACAAGTTTTTGAAGGGTGGTTTTTACATGCATCTcgaattttttagtttaatcaTTGTTTAACGGGACATTTAAGTGTCTACAGAAACAAAATGGTGAGTGCTTTGGCTAACAAAGTAACAGCTATCTCAAATATTGTTGCaagtaaaaatgattttcatgCGAGGAGCTTTTTTATAAGTTTCGACAAACATGTAGCATTCAAAATGTCAAACGCTCCGGTTCACCAAATAATGGTATTGCTAAAGAAGTGGATATAGTTGCAGAACTTGTAGTAAATCCTTCTTCCACAGCGCGAGTTGTGTCTAACTATGTAGGCTGTCATAGTACATTACACATGTTGaccaaaaacaaatttcacccatagaaaaataaaaattatgtttctaaaCTGTTTAAGGACAGTTCCCATTAAAAGTAAACGTCTGGGCAGATATTTTGGGAAATCGAATAGTCGTACCTCTAATTTAACTGGTTGAGTATATCTCGAGATGTTAGAAAACGCAAATGCTGGTAATAATCCTGATTAATTTGGTAACTACGGAAATAACTAGATGGTAACCCTGcatattattattttgcagTAAGACATTATCTAGATGTCACTTGTCATTTAATATTATTGCTTATTACGCTACCTGTTACCAATAGTAGGGAAGcttacaatatttcttttatatattccaAAGTTTATCGGTCTAAGTTTCACCTTTCAAAAGAAAATAGGAGGGAGGGGACAAGATTTTGTAAATCCTAAAGATATTGTGAAAAAgccttttttttattacatatttttaatcaGAATATTTTCTGCATTCTATAGGTTAATTAACATCTATAATGGCTTGGTTAGGCTTACATCCAGTGATATAACCTCTTACACCTCATTTTAGGTCTTTTGGCCAACTCTAGTAGTTGATTTTGGTGGGGAAAGGGAACTATATAAAACCGTAGAAGCTAACCGATATTTATTTACCAGGGACAGGTACTTCGACGTACTGGCCAACTGACCCACACAAAATTCCGGACCTTTTGGTCATCTTTGTTACAAACGGATTCAATCCAACTTACACAGACCCCAGTTATGACTTAAATTCTGAACACTCGCTTATTATTGCAACCGTTGGAGCGTCAATCATAATTAGAACACCACCAAAAAGATTACACAACAGACTGGGAAGCATACCGTAACAAAATCAATGGAACGTTAGATTTAAAGATTAGGCTTAAGGAACCAGAAGATATCGAAAGAGCAACAGATATATTTAACTCACAACTTCAGTTCAAACTGCTGCAACGAAtacgaaacagaaaaaaaaagaaacaaagatGTCCCACTAGAAATAAAGAGACTAATAGCAGAAAAGAGACAGGCTCGGGCAAGACGGCAAAGGAGCCACATTCCTGCAGACAAAAATAACCTCAATCGACTTAATcgtaaattgaagaaaaaaactcgAAGAAATAAGGGATGCACAAATTGAGGAATACGTATCTAAATTAACAAGAGCAGATAATTCCATTTGgaagcaaaagaaaaaacttgttACTAAGAATATACAGAGACTCAAACGTCGAAGAATATAA
Proteins encoded in this window:
- the LOC130903726 gene encoding pupal cuticle protein 36a-like — encoded protein: MRQLIVLFAIIGYSNCGRLDNNYAPSNLNQYSSNADVNGPPGPIDKAANDVPILRLDNDNDGEAYNFALETGNGITAHEQGDTKQGGTNAQGGYSYTAPDGQQVAVQYVAGENGFVAQGSHIPTAPPVPAEIQKALEQNLADEARGIVDDGQYREEGESGRYNHGANHQGFAAYREQANVAKNQYVQSNY